In the Lepus europaeus isolate LE1 chromosome 18, mLepTim1.pri, whole genome shotgun sequence genome, one interval contains:
- the PCGF2 gene encoding polycomb group RING finger protein 2 isoform X1: MRSRGVTLPGPPTPDPGIMHRTTRIKITELNPHLMCALCGGYFIDATTIVECLHSFCKTCIVRYLETNKYCPMCDVQVHKTRPLLSIRSDKTLQDIVYKLVPGLFKDEMKRRRDFYAAYPLTEVPNGSHEDRGEVLEQEKGALSDDEIVSLSIEFYEGGRDREEKKGPVENGDGDKEKQTGVRFLRCPAAMTVMHLAKFLRNKMDVPSKYKVEVLYEDEPLKEYYTLMDIAYIYPWRRNGPLPLKYRVQPACKRLTLPSAPTPSEGTNTSGASECESVSDKAPSPATLPATSSSLPSPATPSHGSPSAHGPPATHPTSPTAPSAASGAAAAANGGTSNCLQAPSSTSRGRKMTVNGAPVPPLT; this comes from the exons GGTGACACTCCCGGGTCCCCCCACCCCTGACCCCGGCATCATGCATCGGACCACACGCATCAAAATCACGGAGCTGAACCCTCACCTCATGTGTGCCCTGTGTGGGGGGTACTTCATCGACGCCACCACCATCGTGGAGTGCCTGCATTCCT TCTGCAAAACTTGCATCGTGCGCTACCTGGAGACCAACAAATACTGCCCCATGTGTGACGTGCAGGTCCACAAGACCCGGCCGCTGCTGAGCATCAG GTCTGACAAAACCCTCCAAGACATTGTCTACAAGTTGGTCCCCGGGCTTTTTAAAG ATGAGATGAAGCGACGACGGGACTTCTACGCGGCGTACCCGCTGACGGAGG TCCCCAACGGCTCCCACGAGGACCGCGGCGAGGTCCTGGAGCAGGAGAAAGGCGCCCTGAGCGACGACGAGATCGTCAGCCTGTCCATCGAGTTCTACGAAGGGGGCAG GGACCGAGAGGAGAAGAAGGGCCCCGTGGAGAACGGGGATGGGGACAAGGAGAAG CAGACGGGGGTGCGCTTCCTGCGGTGCCCGGCAGCCATGACGGTCATGCATCTTGCCAAGTTCCTCCGCAACAAGATGGACGTGCCGAGCAAGtacaag GTGGAGGTTTTATACGAGGACGAGCCACTGAAGGAATACTACACGCTCATGGATATCGCCTACATCTACCCGTGGCGGCGG AACGGCCCGCTGCCCCTCAAGTACCGTGTCCAGCCAGCCTGCAAGCGGCTCACCCTGCCCTCGGCGCCCACGCCCTCCGAGGGCACCAATACCAGCGGGGCATCCGAGTGTGAGTCAGTCAGCGACaaggctcccagccctgccaccctgccagccacctcctcctccctgcccagcccagccactccCTCCCATGGCTCTCCCAGCGCCCACGGCCCCCCGGCCACGCACCCTACCTCCCCTACTGCCCCATCCGCTGCCAGTGGGGCCGCCGCAGCTGCCAACGGGGGCACCTCGAACTGCCTGCAGGCCCCTTCCTCCACCAGCAGGGGGCGCAAGATGACTGTCAACGGAGCTCCTGTGCCCCCCTTAACTTGA
- the CISD3 gene encoding CDGSH iron-sulfur domain-containing protein 3, mitochondrial isoform X2 has product MLSPRRDISSWLARWFPRVPAKPVVAQKAPIKVELVAGKTYRWCVCGRSKKQPFCDGSHFFQRTGLSPLKFKAQETRMVALCSCKATQKPPYCDGTHRSEQVQKAELGSPLSG; this is encoded by the exons ATGCTGAGCCCTAGGCGGGACATCTCCTCCTGGCTG GCCCGATGGTTCCCCAGAGTCCCAGCCAAGCCGGTGGTGGCCCAGAAAGCACCCATCAAGGTGGAGCTGGTGGCTGGGAAGACCtacaggtggtgtgtgtgtggccgcAGCAAGAAGCAG CCCTTCTGTGATGGCTCCCACTTCTTCCAACGCACTGGCCTGTCCCCACTCAAGTTCAAGGCCCAGGAGACCCGCATGGTGGCCCTCTGTTCCTGCAAGGCCACCCAGAAGCCCCCATACTGCGATGGAACCCACAGGAGTGAGCAGGTGCAGAAGGCGGAACTGGGCTCCCCACTGAGCGGATAG
- the PCGF2 gene encoding polycomb group RING finger protein 2 isoform X3: MHRTTRIKITELNPHLMCALCGGYFIDATTIVECLHSFCKTCIVRYLETNKYCPMCDVQVHKTRPLLSIRSDKTLQDIVYKLVPGLFKDEMKRRRDFYAAYPLTEVPNGSHEDRGEVLEQEKGALSDDEIVSLSIEFYEGGRDREEKKGPVENGDGDKEKQTGVRFLRCPAAMTVMHLAKFLRNKMDVPSKYKVEVLYEDEPLKEYYTLMDIAYIYPWRRNGPLPLKYRVQPACKRLTLPSAPTPSEGTNTSGASECESVSDKAPSPATLPATSSSLPSPATPSHGSPSAHGPPATHPTSPTAPSAASGAAAAANGGTSNCLQAPSSTSRGRKMTVNGAPVPPLT, from the exons ATGCATCGGACCACACGCATCAAAATCACGGAGCTGAACCCTCACCTCATGTGTGCCCTGTGTGGGGGGTACTTCATCGACGCCACCACCATCGTGGAGTGCCTGCATTCCT TCTGCAAAACTTGCATCGTGCGCTACCTGGAGACCAACAAATACTGCCCCATGTGTGACGTGCAGGTCCACAAGACCCGGCCGCTGCTGAGCATCAG GTCTGACAAAACCCTCCAAGACATTGTCTACAAGTTGGTCCCCGGGCTTTTTAAAG ATGAGATGAAGCGACGACGGGACTTCTACGCGGCGTACCCGCTGACGGAGG TCCCCAACGGCTCCCACGAGGACCGCGGCGAGGTCCTGGAGCAGGAGAAAGGCGCCCTGAGCGACGACGAGATCGTCAGCCTGTCCATCGAGTTCTACGAAGGGGGCAG GGACCGAGAGGAGAAGAAGGGCCCCGTGGAGAACGGGGATGGGGACAAGGAGAAG CAGACGGGGGTGCGCTTCCTGCGGTGCCCGGCAGCCATGACGGTCATGCATCTTGCCAAGTTCCTCCGCAACAAGATGGACGTGCCGAGCAAGtacaag GTGGAGGTTTTATACGAGGACGAGCCACTGAAGGAATACTACACGCTCATGGATATCGCCTACATCTACCCGTGGCGGCGG AACGGCCCGCTGCCCCTCAAGTACCGTGTCCAGCCAGCCTGCAAGCGGCTCACCCTGCCCTCGGCGCCCACGCCCTCCGAGGGCACCAATACCAGCGGGGCATCCGAGTGTGAGTCAGTCAGCGACaaggctcccagccctgccaccctgccagccacctcctcctccctgcccagcccagccactccCTCCCATGGCTCTCCCAGCGCCCACGGCCCCCCGGCCACGCACCCTACCTCCCCTACTGCCCCATCCGCTGCCAGTGGGGCCGCCGCAGCTGCCAACGGGGGCACCTCGAACTGCCTGCAGGCCCCTTCCTCCACCAGCAGGGGGCGCAAGATGACTGTCAACGGAGCTCCTGTGCCCCCCTTAACTTGA
- the CISD3 gene encoding CDGSH iron-sulfur domain-containing protein 3, mitochondrial isoform X1 encodes MGGEWALLRPAARGVRMLSPRRDISSWLARWFPRVPAKPVVAQKAPIKVELVAGKTYRWCVCGRSKKQPFCDGSHFFQRTGLSPLKFKAQETRMVALCSCKATQKPPYCDGTHRSEQVQKAELGSPLSG; translated from the exons ATGGGCGGCGAGTGGGCCTTGCTGCGGCCGGCGGCGCGCGGCGTCCGG ATGCTGAGCCCTAGGCGGGACATCTCCTCCTGGCTG GCCCGATGGTTCCCCAGAGTCCCAGCCAAGCCGGTGGTGGCCCAGAAAGCACCCATCAAGGTGGAGCTGGTGGCTGGGAAGACCtacaggtggtgtgtgtgtggccgcAGCAAGAAGCAG CCCTTCTGTGATGGCTCCCACTTCTTCCAACGCACTGGCCTGTCCCCACTCAAGTTCAAGGCCCAGGAGACCCGCATGGTGGCCCTCTGTTCCTGCAAGGCCACCCAGAAGCCCCCATACTGCGATGGAACCCACAGGAGTGAGCAGGTGCAGAAGGCGGAACTGGGCTCCCCACTGAGCGGATAG
- the PCGF2 gene encoding polycomb group RING finger protein 2 isoform X2: MRSRGVTLPGPPTPDPGIMHRTTRIKITELNPHLMCALCGGYFIDATTIVECLHSFCKTCIVRYLETNKYCPMCDVQVHKTRPLLSIRSDKTLQDIVYKLVPGLFKDEMKRRRDFYAAYPLTEVPNGSHEDRGEVLEQEKGALSDDEIVSLSIEFYEGGRDREEKKGPVENGDGDKEKTGVRFLRCPAAMTVMHLAKFLRNKMDVPSKYKVEVLYEDEPLKEYYTLMDIAYIYPWRRNGPLPLKYRVQPACKRLTLPSAPTPSEGTNTSGASECESVSDKAPSPATLPATSSSLPSPATPSHGSPSAHGPPATHPTSPTAPSAASGAAAAANGGTSNCLQAPSSTSRGRKMTVNGAPVPPLT; encoded by the exons GGTGACACTCCCGGGTCCCCCCACCCCTGACCCCGGCATCATGCATCGGACCACACGCATCAAAATCACGGAGCTGAACCCTCACCTCATGTGTGCCCTGTGTGGGGGGTACTTCATCGACGCCACCACCATCGTGGAGTGCCTGCATTCCT TCTGCAAAACTTGCATCGTGCGCTACCTGGAGACCAACAAATACTGCCCCATGTGTGACGTGCAGGTCCACAAGACCCGGCCGCTGCTGAGCATCAG GTCTGACAAAACCCTCCAAGACATTGTCTACAAGTTGGTCCCCGGGCTTTTTAAAG ATGAGATGAAGCGACGACGGGACTTCTACGCGGCGTACCCGCTGACGGAGG TCCCCAACGGCTCCCACGAGGACCGCGGCGAGGTCCTGGAGCAGGAGAAAGGCGCCCTGAGCGACGACGAGATCGTCAGCCTGTCCATCGAGTTCTACGAAGGGGGCAG GGACCGAGAGGAGAAGAAGGGCCCCGTGGAGAACGGGGATGGGGACAAGGAGAAG ACGGGGGTGCGCTTCCTGCGGTGCCCGGCAGCCATGACGGTCATGCATCTTGCCAAGTTCCTCCGCAACAAGATGGACGTGCCGAGCAAGtacaag GTGGAGGTTTTATACGAGGACGAGCCACTGAAGGAATACTACACGCTCATGGATATCGCCTACATCTACCCGTGGCGGCGG AACGGCCCGCTGCCCCTCAAGTACCGTGTCCAGCCAGCCTGCAAGCGGCTCACCCTGCCCTCGGCGCCCACGCCCTCCGAGGGCACCAATACCAGCGGGGCATCCGAGTGTGAGTCAGTCAGCGACaaggctcccagccctgccaccctgccagccacctcctcctccctgcccagcccagccactccCTCCCATGGCTCTCCCAGCGCCCACGGCCCCCCGGCCACGCACCCTACCTCCCCTACTGCCCCATCCGCTGCCAGTGGGGCCGCCGCAGCTGCCAACGGGGGCACCTCGAACTGCCTGCAGGCCCCTTCCTCCACCAGCAGGGGGCGCAAGATGACTGTCAACGGAGCTCCTGTGCCCCCCTTAACTTGA